In Thermomicrobiales bacterium, the genomic stretch TCGATGATCAACCCGTGCAACTGGTTCGCCGCGCCTCGCTGGCGCTACTCGCATATTTGGCAGTGACCAAGCGAATGCATCCGCGGGATGAGATTGCAGCCTTTCTCAGTGGTGATGACTCGGACGAAGCGGCGCGCAAGCGGTTGAGAAATGTGCTGACAGACCTCACGGAACACGGGCTGGGTCCATTTCTCTCTTCCGATCGCCGCTTCATTGGTATGCGTCAACCAATGGATCATGCGCTTGATATTGATCGTCTTGACGCGCTGCTCGCAACAGGTTCGCCAAGTGACGCCGACCAGATCCTGTGGGCCGCCGAGCGTTGCGATCTGGAATTCATGGCCGGAGTGGTCGTCAATGGTGCCCCGGAATTTGAGGCGTGGTTGCTGAACGAGCGCGAGCACCGCCGTCGCCAAATGACAAAGCTCACGACGCGCTACCTGGAGCAGCATGTCTGGACTGGCTCGTATCAGGAGGGCATCGCTATTGCGCGCCGGTTGGTAGCGGTTGAGCCATGGAATGAGGCCGGTCATCGCACGCTGATGCGGCTGCTTTCAGCCGATGGACAACATGCCGCTGCGCTTGCCCAGTTTGAGCGTTGCCGGACCATTCTGGCAGACGATCTCGGCGTCGAACCGCAAGAAGAGACGATCCTGATCGCCAGAAGGCTACGGGCAACACACGAGCCGATTCGCCACAACCTGCCGGAGATGAGCAATCAGGATGCACTCCTTGGGCGTGATGCCGCCCGCGACCTGCTGGTTCGGAACATCCTCGATCCACGCTGTCGATTACTGACCGTCATCGGACTCGAGGGCGTCGGCAAGACCAGTCTGACCGTTGCCGCTGCAACGCGGATTGCCATCACTCCGGATGTCACGACGCAACATCCATTTGCGGATGGTATTGCGTACGTTGATCTGCGCGTTGATTCACCGGCGACGGCACCCCCGGATTCCGACGCGGATGTAGACCAGCACCTGGATGCCATCGGGCATGCGCTGGGTATTGCGTTCTACGGACGGGTGGATCCCCTGAAGCAGATCACCGCCTTCCTGCAAGACAAGAACATGTTGCTTGTTATCGACAGTGCGGATTGCATACCGTGCTCATCGACGATCCTTGGGGACATGCTCGACCGATCGCCACTCATCACGATCCTGGCCATATCGCGAGCGCCATTGGGAGTGTCGAGCGAGTGGACTATGGAGCTATCCGGACTCCAGCTACCGAAAACGGCGAGCGAGGTCCCGACCGCGGCTGCCAGCCAGCTCGTGTTACGCGACGCTCAAAAGATTGGCGTCGAGATACACGAGGCTGATTGGCCGGACGTTGCAGCCATCTGTCGCGCAACCGGAGGATTGCCGCTTGCGCTACGAGTTGCCGCGAACGCGCTCAGTACGCTGAGTTGCGCTGAAGTCGCCAGCGAACTGACCGAAGGCTCAATGCTCCTTGAGGATGCGACGACGGTGGCCGGAGATTCGGTCAGTGTGCGAGACACCATGCAGCGGGCGATAACATTCCTCCCGCCGACCGAGCAGCAAGTGTTGCCTCGATTAGCTGTCTTCAGCGCCCCGTTCAGCCGCGAGGCAGCTGCAGGCGTTGGTGTTCCGTTCTCGGCACTCACTGAAGCCTGTCGGCATTTACTGGTTGAACGCAACGGCGAACAAAACTACTCGCTTCATCCACTCGTACGTCGCGTAGCGAAGGATCAACTTTCTGAAGATCTCGTTCTTCGACAGGAAGTCCACACGCTCCACGCAGCTCACTACGCCGCGATCGTGGACGAGGTCAGCCCGACAATCCATAACGGTCGAATGGTGTCGATCGCTACCGATAGGGCGATCTGGGCGAACGTGCAAACCGCTTGGACCTGGGCGATCGAGACCCGTGACCTCTCGCTCATGCAGCGACTATTTGCCGGACTGGACTCGTGGTACCTGCGTAGCGGCGAACACGCATCATGGGGGAACAGCATCGAGCAGGCAATTGCTGTCGTGCTGGACTCTGCGAACATGCGAGAGTGGACTCAGTTCGCGGTGCGCCTGCATGCAGCCGCCGCGGAGACATTGCTGTGGCAGGGTGACATTGACGCGGCGTTCACCCACATCGCCTCGGCACGCGGGCTGGCCAAGCAGGTTGACCCTATTCGTATGGAAGCGATGCTCAGTCTCGTCGAAGGGCGACTCCTGCGCTTCCAGGAGGATGATGGGCTCGCCGCGCGTGAGTTACTTCACCAGGCTCGTTCATTCGCGCATATCACTGACCAGACGGCCATTGAAGCTGCCAGCCTGATGGCGCTGAGCCATGCTGCCTACGACGTCGAAGAGTTCTCGCAAGCCGAACATTACGCGCAGCGCGCGGCGAGTGCCTATCGCACACTCGGCGACCGTTACGCGCTTGCCCGCACCACGATGCAACAGGCGCGACTGCTGGTGGCACGGGGCAGTTTCCGCACGGCAGAGACTGCCATCAATGAATCAATCCGGATCGCGCAGACATTTGGCGACCGTTTCGTCGAGGCGTCGTCACACGCGCTGTTGGGCACTATTTACGATGTCGGTTATGGTCGGCACCGCGACGCCGCTGAACACTATCTGACAGCCGAGCGTATCGGTCGCGACACAGGCGACCCATACCTGGAAGGGATCATCCTACGCGGGCGGGGGCGAAATGCGATGCACATGGGTCACTTTGATGATGCCAGCACATGCTTCCGCACTGCACTAACACTCGCAAAGGCTCACGGGATTCAGCGCGCTGTCGACGACGCACTGACGCGCATGGCGTACGTGTCGATTGCCATCGGAGACGTGTCTGCAGCGGCCGAACACGCTCGTCAAGTCATCGCCTCAACACAACATTCGCACCGCCAGTTCGCCCGTGCAACCGGCCTGCTGATACACGGCCTGGCACTCGAACAGCTTGGTGTGCCGTTCGAAGCTACTGCGGCATACTCGCAAGCAATAGCAATCGCCGAGACATTGCAGAATCCGCATCTGCTGTGCGATGCACTATCCGGCATGGCCGGAATCATGTCTTCGAACAACAGCCACGAGATCGCTCATCAGGCAATTCAGCCTGTTGTGGACTATCTGTTTCGCCATCAGCTGAGCGGATGCGAAGAGCCTTCTCGTGTTGCGCTTACCGCCTATCGAATTCTGCATGGCTGCAACGATTCTCGCGCTGATGAGGTGCTTCGGGCCGGATCCCGAATCGTCCAGACGCGCGCCGCTCTCCTGCCCGAACAGGAGGCGTCGCGGTACATCAACGCGTATCCCGATCGCATAGCACTCACGAGTATGAACCCACCGACCGCTTCATTAACATAACCCCAATGCGACGCAGCCCGAATTTCCATGAGTCAAGCCTGAGTCGATAAGACGCTACGGTAGTCACGTAGTCTCGGTCGTGCATGTATGCCGACCCGGCTTCAGGCCGACCGATGATCGACTCGTGATCGAGGAGGATCCACGATGGCAACACTCACTGTCCTGGAATTTGAATCGGCCGATGGTGCCGAAGAAATGGTGAAAGCGCTCGGCGAGCTACAACGCCAGAAGCTCATCACCTTGCAGGACGCAGCAATTGTCAGCTGGGAGAAGGGCAAGAAGAAGCCCAAGACCCGTCAACTGGCCAACATCACGTCAGCCGGAGCGATGACCGGAGCATTCTGGGGACTGCTCTTCGGCCTGATCTTCTTCGTGCCATTGCTGGGTCTGGCCGTCGGTGCCGGCATGGGAGCGCTTGGTGCGGCAATGACAGACTTCGGCATCAATGATGACTTTATCAAGCAACTTCGCGCTGATGTGACAGAGGGAACATCTGCGCTCTTCCTGCTCTCCACTGGTGCGGTGCCGGACCGCCTCGCTGCTGAGCTGAAGGATCGCAACATCCAGTTCAAGCTGCTTGCCAGCAACCTGTCCCAGGAGCAGGAAGACAATCTTCGCGAGACCTTCGGCGCCGAGTAAATCGACGCAGGTACCGCAGCACAGCAAACGCGCTGTCATAGCAGCCCAGTCGGCGACATGTTCCACCGACTGGGCTTCCCACTACCGAGGCGGCTTGAGGCGGATATTCGGGGCAACGCCGCGCGACGATGAAGCAGGTTTTCGATAGGTGAGTAATCGATCACAGTCCGCAATGGCGAACGATATCGGCGAGACACTCAAGGTGTCCTGGTTACCAATGGTCGTCATTGCTCTGGCCCAGATTCAGATGGGATTCAATGTAAACGCCCTGGCAATCTCGATGGGATCGATTGTCGAAGACCTTGCTGTGTCACCGTCCACGGTGGGCACGGCACTTGTCATCTATTCGCTGGCCGTAGCCGGCCTCGTCATGATCGGGGCCAAGGTTGGCCGAATCATCGGCTCGCGCCTCGCGTTCCAGATCGGCGTCGGTGGGCACGCGATCTCCATGGGCCTCATGGCTGTCAGCACGAACGAGCTGATGATGGGCGCAGCCCAGCTCATCGCCGGGGTCGCGGCCGCGCTGGCCGTTCCAGCGCTCGTCGTCATGATCACTGCGCACTACCACGGCACGCAGCAGGAGCAGTCGCTCGGCCTGCTCGGAGCTGCACAAGCCAGCTCCAGCGCATTGGCGTTCATGGTCGTCGGCCTGCTGAGCACGGTCGTCAGTTGGCGCTGGTCGTTTGTCCTGCTCGTCATCCTCGGCGTGATCAATATTCTGCTGAGCTTCCGACTGATGCCAATTGAGCGACGACCGGGGATCCGCATCGACTGGCCGGGCGCGGTCTTCGCCGCCGCATCCATCACATTGATCAGCCTCGGATTCAACAACGTCGGGAACTGGGGACTGATCGTCGCCGAACCGTCGGCCCCGTTCAACCTGGCTGGCGTGTCGCCCGCGCCGCTCATGATCGTGAGCGGCATCGCCTTTGGCCAGGTGTTCTTCAGCTGGCTCCGCCGCCAGGAGAGCCGCCGCAAGCCAACACTCTTCGCGATCGAAACGCTCGAAACACGCGAAGAACGCTCGGCGACGCTGGCGTTGTTGGTCATTGCCGCCATTGGGCCGGCCGTCAATTTCCTGCTGCCGCTCTATGTCCAGATCGTCCAGGGTCGCTCAGTCATGGAAACTGCGATCGCAATCGTGCCCTATGCCGCTGCGATCTTCATCGGCACAACATTCGTCGTGCGTGTCTATGGCATTCTCGCGCCGCGCAAGATAGGGCGCTACGGCTTCGCCATGTTAGCAGTTGGACTGTTCATCCTGGCGCACTCGATCAACAACGACTGGGGCACGCCATCCGTCATTGGCGCGCTACTCATCGTTGGTCTTGGTGAGGGTGCGCTCCTTACCCTCATGTTCAACGTCCTCGTTTCAGCATCACCGAAAGAGCTGTCCGGCGACGTTGGAGCGCTTCGCGGGACAACCAACAACCTCGCAACCGGCCTCGGCACGGCAATCGCGAGCGTTCTTGCCATCGCCGCGCTCGGTCTCATTATCGGGGCGAGCGTGCGCGAGAGCTCGATTCTCCCTCCATCTATGGCTGACCAGATGTTCCTCGACAACGTCGATTTTATTAGCAACGATGAGCTCGCCGTTTCACTCACGGAAAACACAGACGCGACTGATGAGCAGATCGCCAAGCTGGTGAAGATCAACACAGACGCACGCTTGCGCGCCCTGACGATCACGTTCCAGGTGCTGGCTGTGCTCACGTTGCTTGGCATCGTCCCGGCCAGCGGGCTGCCACCTTACCGACGCGGTGAAGTCCCCGCCGATCTCAATGTCGGGAAGTACGACAACGGGGAATCCGAGTATGAAGCCGCCGAACCTGCGACGGCGAGCAGCTAGCTCGCCCGGCGACATCAAGGAGGGATACGCATGACTCAGGCGTCAGACGCAGCCCGAAGCTACTCACGAGAACATGCCGACCGCTTTCGGCAGGAACTTCACGAGCTCTTGCGCATTCCGAGTCTCAGCGGCGATCCGGCGCACGCCGGAGATGTGCGCCAGGCCGCCCAGTGGCTGGCTGACCACCTTCGCCAGCTCAATCTCGATCGCGTCGACATCATGGAAACGCATGGCCATCCGGTCGTCTACGCGGAGTGGCTCGGTGCCGGGCCGGACAAGCCAACCGTTCTCGTCTATGGCCACTATGACGTTGTTCCTGCCTCCCTGGAAGACGGCTGGGACACCGAGCCATTCGAGCCAATCGAGAAGGACGGCAAGATCTATGCTCGCGGCGCGACGGACGATAAGGGCCAGCTGTTCATCCACGTCAAGGCGCTGGAGTCGTTCCTGAAGGCCGGCGGCGGCGCACCGGTGAACCTGAAGTTCCTGCTGGAGGGTGAGGAAGAGATCTCCTCGCCAAACCTGCGCCCATTCCTCGAAGCCAATCTGGAAATGCTCGCCGCCGATGTCTGCGTTATCAGCGATTCGTCGATGCCGTCAATCGACCGACCGACGGTCATGCACAGCTTGCGCGGCATGACCTATCTGGAAGTCGAAGTCACTGGCCCGAACGATGATCTGCACAGCGGATTCTACGGTGGCGCGGTCCACAATCCGGCGCTGGCGCTGGTCGAGATCCTCAGCAAGATGTTCAACGACGACCACAGCATCGCGGTGCCGGGATTCTACGACGACGTGGTGCCGCTATCGGACGAAGAGCGCACTGAAGTCGCCAAGACCGACATGTCGGAAGAGGAACTCCTCGCTGCCACCGGCGTGCCGAAGCAGTGGGGCGAGCAGGCGTATTCAATCCGCGAGCGCGTGTCCGCCCGACCGACACTGGAGATCAACGGCTTCGGCAGTGGCTGGACCGGCCCGGGCCCGAAGACGATCATCCCGGCTCGCGCGATGGCGAAGATCAGTTGCCGGCTGGTTGGCAACCAGGACCCACACGCCATCTACGACCGCATAAAGGACTACATCGAGTCACTGTCGCCGCCGACTGTCAACGTTGAGGTGCGCCTGATCACCACTGGCGAACCGGCGCTGATCGACTTCCGGTTGCCGGAAATGCAGGCCGCAGCGCGTGCCTATGAAACAGGCTGGGGCGCGAAGCCGGTCTTCACCCGTGGTGGCGGCAGCATCCCGATCGTCGCCGACATCTACAACCTGATGCACATGCCGGTTGTGATGATGGGCTACGGGTTGGATACCGACGGTTTGCATGGCACAAACGAGCACTTCACCATCGAAATGTTCCATCGTGGAATCGAAACAGCCATCGTCTATCTGGATGAGCTTGCGGCGATAGACCGCTGATCGTTGGCTCGCCCATGCAGCAATCTGCGCTGATGGGTGCAACAGGGCACGCTGAACGATGACGAACGAGGTTCGCATACAACCTGCGGGCATAGCGCCGATCGACGCGGCAAGCGCCGAGGATGTCGTCGTATCCACCGGCCAGCTTCCGCTCGGCGATCACGTTCGTCGCGCGATGCATGCCGCGTACAACGCCTACGCCGATGTCGCAACTGGCCAGAACTCCTCCGTCTATCCAGCACTGGAGGCTGTCGATCCGTCCCAGTTTGGCATCTGTCTCGTCGGCGTTGATGGCAGACGCTACGCCGTCGGCGATGCCGACGTGCCGTTCACCATCATGAGCGTCTCAAAGCCATATGTCTTCGCGCTTGTCTGCGAAGCGATCGGAGCCGAAGAGGCGCGCGCGCGAATCGGGGTCAACGGCACCGGCTTCCCGTTCAATGCCGTCATACCCCTTGAGCTCAATGCAGGACCGCGCACAAACCCGATGGTCAATGCCGGCGCACTGGTGACCACCAGCCTGATCCCGGGAGCCACGCCCGAAGCGCAATGGCAACACATCCACAGCGGGCTGTCGGCCTTCGCCGGACGCGAGCTATCGGTCAACGCAACGGTCTATGCATCGGCGTCGGCGACCAACCAGCGCAACCGCGCGCTCGCTCATTTGCTTCATAGCCACGGTTGTCTCGCCACCGACCCGGAAGTGACGGTTGATCTCTACACACGCCAGTGCTCGCTGGACGTCACAACCATCGATCTGGCGATGATGGGTGCCAC encodes the following:
- a CDS encoding DUF1269 domain-containing protein; translated protein: MATLTVLEFESADGAEEMVKALGELQRQKLITLQDAAIVSWEKGKKKPKTRQLANITSAGAMTGAFWGLLFGLIFFVPLLGLAVGAGMGALGAAMTDFGINDDFIKQLRADVTEGTSALFLLSTGAVPDRLAAELKDRNIQFKLLASNLSQEQEDNLRETFGAE
- a CDS encoding MFS transporter, with amino-acid sequence MSNRSQSAMANDIGETLKVSWLPMVVIALAQIQMGFNVNALAISMGSIVEDLAVSPSTVGTALVIYSLAVAGLVMIGAKVGRIIGSRLAFQIGVGGHAISMGLMAVSTNELMMGAAQLIAGVAAALAVPALVVMITAHYHGTQQEQSLGLLGAAQASSSALAFMVVGLLSTVVSWRWSFVLLVILGVINILLSFRLMPIERRPGIRIDWPGAVFAAASITLISLGFNNVGNWGLIVAEPSAPFNLAGVSPAPLMIVSGIAFGQVFFSWLRRQESRRKPTLFAIETLETREERSATLALLVIAAIGPAVNFLLPLYVQIVQGRSVMETAIAIVPYAAAIFIGTTFVVRVYGILAPRKIGRYGFAMLAVGLFILAHSINNDWGTPSVIGALLIVGLGEGALLTLMFNVLVSASPKELSGDVGALRGTTNNLATGLGTAIASVLAIAALGLIIGASVRESSILPPSMADQMFLDNVDFISNDELAVSLTENTDATDEQIAKLVKINTDARLRALTITFQVLAVLTLLGIVPASGLPPYRRGEVPADLNVGKYDNGESEYEAAEPATASS
- a CDS encoding dipeptidase; the encoded protein is MTQASDAARSYSREHADRFRQELHELLRIPSLSGDPAHAGDVRQAAQWLADHLRQLNLDRVDIMETHGHPVVYAEWLGAGPDKPTVLVYGHYDVVPASLEDGWDTEPFEPIEKDGKIYARGATDDKGQLFIHVKALESFLKAGGGAPVNLKFLLEGEEEISSPNLRPFLEANLEMLAADVCVISDSSMPSIDRPTVMHSLRGMTYLEVEVTGPNDDLHSGFYGGAVHNPALALVEILSKMFNDDHSIAVPGFYDDVVPLSDEERTEVAKTDMSEEELLAATGVPKQWGEQAYSIRERVSARPTLEINGFGSGWTGPGPKTIIPARAMAKISCRLVGNQDPHAIYDRIKDYIESLSPPTVNVEVRLITTGEPALIDFRLPEMQAAARAYETGWGAKPVFTRGGGSIPIVADIYNLMHMPVVMMGYGLDTDGLHGTNEHFTIEMFHRGIETAIVYLDELAAIDR
- the glsA gene encoding glutaminase A, which produces MTNEVRIQPAGIAPIDAASAEDVVVSTGQLPLGDHVRRAMHAAYNAYADVATGQNSSVYPALEAVDPSQFGICLVGVDGRRYAVGDADVPFTIMSVSKPYVFALVCEAIGAEEARARIGVNGTGFPFNAVIPLELNAGPRTNPMVNAGALVTTSLIPGATPEAQWQHIHSGLSAFAGRELSVNATVYASASATNQRNRALAHLLHSHGCLATDPEVTVDLYTRQCSLDVTTIDLAMMGATLADAGVQPVTGERVVSAEHCQAVLAVMMTAGLYEMSGDWLYDIGLPGKSGIGGGIVTVAPGKGGMATYSPPLDAAGNSIRGQLATRYLSRHLGLNLFASRASTVPATHVTEPVSEEGGA